The genomic stretch gaatgtgagtgaccagggctgtgcccaaagtgcctcctccagtgggggatggagctgcagcagcgcacgaagctcttcccgcactcggggcactcgcagggcttcccttaccggtgcctccgttggtgttgagtcaagtgagagctgctggagaagctcttcccacactggggacactcgtagggcctctcccctgtgtggatgcgccggtgggtgatgaggtgggagttgagcttgaatcccttcccacagtcggggcattggaatggcctctcctctgtgtgaatccaatagtgctggaggagcctggagctggtcagaaacctcttcctgcatttatcacactcgtagggcctctcccctgtgtggatgcgctggtgggtgacgagggtggagttgttcttgaatcccttcccacagtcggggcattggaagggcctctcctctgtgtgaatccgatagtgctggaagagactggagctggtcggaaacctcttcccacacttggagcactcatagggtctctccccagtgtgggtcctctggtggcTGATAAGGTGGGAGCtcctcctgaagctcttcccacactccccacactcgtagggcctctccccagtgtgggtcctctggtggctgatcaggtgGGAGCtcctcctgaagctcttcccacactccccacactcatagggcctctcccccgTGTGGgacctctggtgcctgatcaggctggagctctctCTGAAGCttttcccacactccccacactcgtagggccgttccccagtgtggatcctctggtgcctgatcaggtggcagttccacctgaagctcttcccacactccatgcatgtgtggggcttctccccatcatggagctgctcatggagcaccagctccgagctctgcctccatctccggccgccttcccggcccaggctggctctttccccctcacatccccgccatctgcgtttgcagcccctcctcatgcggcatctccgggccttttcctccccgttggcttcctgcgctgtggagccgctcaaaacggcctctgccaccaggttctgccgcgggcatttgtcctccctgctctccatgctcagctcct from Agelaius phoeniceus isolate bAgePho1 chromosome 28, bAgePho1.hap1, whole genome shotgun sequence encodes the following:
- the LOC143696110 gene encoding uncharacterized protein LOC143696110 produces the protein MESREDKCPRQNLVAEAVLSGSTAQEANGEEKARRCRMRRGCKRRWRGCEGERASLGREGGRRWRQSSELVLHEQLHDGEKPHTCMECGKSFRWNCHLIRHQRIHTGERPYECGECGKSFRESSSLIRHQRSHTGERPYECGECGKSFRRSSHLISHQRTHTGERPYECGECGKSFRRSSHLISHQRTHTGERPYECSKCGKRFPTSSSLFQHYRIHTEERPFQCPDCGKGFKNNSTLVTHQRIHTGERPYECDKCRKRFLTSSRLLQHYWIHTEERPFQCPDCGKGFKLNSHLITHRRIHTGERPYECPQCGKSFSSSSHLTQHQRRHR